A DNA window from Comamonas fluminis contains the following coding sequences:
- a CDS encoding YicC/YloC family endoribonuclease — protein sequence MTGYASAQHSASIEGGQEPQSSSRLGLEIRAVNSRFLDLSFRLPDELRALEPALRTLLTARLKRGKVEVRAAIDVTDNQSLSIPSAPQLQRLVTLQDSIQAWLPKARDLSVADALRLCSGSSTTSTDWSEIAPALAEQAITELLAARAREGERLAAMLLDRIKQLRELAKTATPLVPQLVEQQRQKFLDRWKEAMALGEGSVAPEAAQDRALAEATAFAIRIDVAEEVTRLGSHLDEIERLLKKGGDIGKRLDFLIQELHREANTLGSKSATLELTRISVDMKVLIEQMREQVQNIE from the coding sequence ATGACCGGATACGCCAGTGCTCAGCACAGCGCATCCATTGAGGGTGGTCAAGAGCCCCAATCGAGCAGCCGTCTGGGCCTTGAGATCCGTGCGGTCAACAGCCGCTTCCTGGATTTGTCCTTCCGCCTTCCCGACGAACTGCGCGCCCTTGAACCGGCCCTGCGCACCTTGCTCACCGCACGCCTCAAGCGCGGCAAGGTCGAAGTGCGAGCGGCCATCGACGTCACCGACAACCAATCCCTGTCCATTCCCAGCGCCCCGCAATTGCAGCGTCTGGTGACTCTTCAGGACTCCATCCAGGCCTGGCTGCCCAAGGCCCGCGACCTTTCCGTGGCTGATGCGCTGCGCCTGTGCAGCGGCTCCAGCACCACCAGCACAGACTGGAGCGAAATTGCCCCAGCCTTGGCCGAGCAAGCCATCACCGAGCTGCTGGCAGCCCGTGCCCGTGAAGGCGAACGTCTGGCCGCCATGCTGCTTGACCGCATCAAGCAGTTGCGCGAGCTGGCCAAGACCGCCACACCACTGGTTCCCCAGTTGGTAGAGCAGCAGCGCCAGAAATTCCTCGATCGCTGGAAAGAGGCCATGGCTCTGGGTGAAGGCTCTGTCGCCCCCGAAGCCGCTCAGGACCGTGCTCTGGCCGAAGCCACGGCTTTCGCCATTCGCATTGATGTTGCCGAAGAAGTCACCCGCCTGGGCTCTCACCTGGACGAAATCGAGCGCCTGCTCAAAAAGGGCGGCGACATCGGCAAACGTCTGGATTTCCTGATTCAGGAACTTCACCGCGAAGCCAATACGCTGGGCTCCAAATCTGCCACGCTGGAACTGACCCGTATCAGCGTTGACATGAAGGTGCTGATCGAGCAAATGCGCGAACAAGTGCAGAACATCGAATAA
- a CDS encoding non-canonical purine NTP pyrophosphatase: protein MKIVLASNNRGKLVELQAMFAPLGVELICQGDLFEGEAPEPYGTFVENALSKARFAAEKTGLPAIADDAGMCVDHFGGLPGVDTAYYCTQFGYEKSDDNNVRALLEQMQGVENRRAAMVSTLVGVRSPKDPEPLIAVGRVQAQLTTERRGSNGFGFDPVLLIPELGMTFAEMTPEVKHAHSHRGMSSQKMLAMVKERWL, encoded by the coding sequence ATGAAAATTGTGTTGGCCTCCAACAACCGCGGTAAGCTCGTTGAGCTGCAAGCCATGTTCGCCCCTCTGGGCGTGGAACTGATCTGCCAGGGCGACCTGTTCGAGGGTGAAGCGCCCGAGCCTTACGGCACGTTTGTGGAAAACGCCTTGTCCAAGGCGCGTTTTGCGGCCGAAAAGACCGGCTTGCCCGCCATTGCCGACGACGCTGGCATGTGCGTGGACCACTTTGGTGGCCTGCCTGGCGTAGATACCGCTTACTACTGCACCCAGTTCGGCTACGAGAAAAGCGATGACAACAATGTGCGTGCGCTGCTGGAGCAGATGCAGGGCGTGGAAAACCGCCGCGCCGCCATGGTCAGCACCCTGGTGGGCGTGCGTTCGCCCAAGGACCCCGAACCGCTGATTGCCGTGGGCCGTGTGCAGGCACAGCTCACGACAGAGCGCCGTGGCAGCAATGGTTTTGGCTTTGACCCCGTGCTGCTGATTCCTGAGCTGGGCATGACCTTTGCCGAGATGACGCCCGAGGTCAAACATGCGCACAGCCACCGTGGCATGTCTTCGCAGAAGATGCTGGCGATGGTGAAAGAAAGATGGCTGTAA
- the gmk gene encoding guanylate kinase yields the protein MDHPGNLFVVSAPSGAGKSSLVRALREFDARVYPSVSHTTRAPRGQEKHGREYYFVSDAEFDAMVANNGFVEWANVHSRRYGTAKKSLEERIKGGTDVLLEIDYQGALQVKNAFPNAVLIFILPPSWDELRARLENRGEDTPEVIELRLKNASEEMAQVAKFDFVIINELFESALFDLKAIIHAQRLKYAAQRRLRADTFESLNIPESN from the coding sequence ATGGACCATCCTGGAAATCTATTTGTCGTATCGGCCCCCAGCGGCGCTGGTAAATCCTCTCTGGTGCGCGCGCTGCGTGAATTCGATGCGCGCGTCTACCCTTCTGTCTCCCACACCACACGCGCACCACGTGGCCAGGAAAAGCATGGCCGCGAGTACTACTTTGTCTCGGACGCCGAGTTCGACGCCATGGTTGCCAACAATGGCTTCGTCGAATGGGCCAATGTGCACAGCCGCCGCTATGGCACGGCCAAGAAGTCGCTGGAAGAGCGTATCAAGGGCGGCACCGATGTGCTGCTCGAAATCGACTACCAGGGCGCATTGCAGGTCAAGAACGCGTTTCCCAATGCTGTGCTGATCTTCATCCTGCCTCCCAGCTGGGATGAGCTGCGCGCACGTCTGGAAAACCGTGGCGAAGACACGCCAGAAGTCATTGAGCTGCGCCTGAAAAATGCCTCGGAAGAGATGGCGCAGGTCGCAAAATTTGACTTCGTTATAATCAACGAATTGTTTGAGAGCGCGCTTTTTGATCTGAAAGCGATCATCCATGCGCAACGTCTCAAATATGCGGCCCAGCGGCGCCTTCGCGCCGACACCTTCGAGTCGCTCAACATCCCTGAATCCAACTGA
- a CDS encoding SPOR domain-containing protein, which yields MPAAPDSLHPAASASSSQRQEPVLNPAKSQASSPLPASIAGAFAAAAYSMQHSLEHESLPNEEEDPGLLPQLYASRIGPRSQAYYLAQFKRFDALDRSLPSWNMAAAFFTLAWCCLRGLWQEAAKYLAAITAVALIWWFGLRPALPGAIALGLGAALWLAAVAVPGLLGNGWYWRTVRQQTLKAIADAPNMAQVHSALQAQAAPAHQKLAAMLVLALPLAAAAGAGLALLPARQAPSAKTTTPTPTSVPTSAPAAQNAVQTAVTPKAAIATSAPVATPETAPATPAPSTVDESSASITPKPAAEAGEAAKAAAAAPATAPAANPAPKRSASADLQPGKFYLNVGVFSETGNASTAIAALKKSDLPVISQTLPSNKGEVTRLRSGPFDSRKRAEKAARKLEKAALKPVVFQATEAQAPSPTSP from the coding sequence ATGCCTGCTGCACCGGACTCTCTGCACCCCGCCGCCTCTGCTTCTTCTTCACAGCGGCAGGAGCCTGTGCTCAACCCCGCCAAGAGCCAGGCCAGCAGCCCACTGCCCGCCTCTATTGCCGGTGCTTTTGCTGCTGCGGCTTATTCCATGCAGCACAGTCTGGAGCATGAAAGCCTGCCGAACGAGGAAGAAGACCCCGGCCTGCTGCCCCAGCTCTATGCCAGCCGCATAGGCCCACGCTCACAGGCTTATTACCTGGCGCAATTCAAACGCTTTGATGCGCTGGACCGCAGCCTGCCCAGCTGGAATATGGCTGCGGCCTTTTTCACTCTGGCCTGGTGCTGCCTGCGCGGGCTGTGGCAAGAAGCCGCCAAGTATCTGGCCGCTATCACAGCGGTGGCGCTGATCTGGTGGTTTGGCCTGCGCCCGGCGCTGCCCGGCGCCATTGCCCTGGGCCTGGGCGCTGCGCTATGGCTGGCCGCAGTGGCCGTGCCTGGCCTGCTGGGCAATGGCTGGTACTGGCGCACAGTGCGCCAGCAAACACTCAAGGCCATTGCAGACGCCCCCAATATGGCCCAGGTGCACAGCGCATTGCAGGCCCAGGCCGCGCCAGCCCATCAGAAGCTGGCAGCCATGCTGGTACTGGCCCTGCCACTGGCGGCCGCTGCTGGAGCAGGTCTTGCGCTGCTGCCCGCAAGGCAAGCACCTTCCGCAAAAACCACCACCCCTACACCGACATCTGTACCAACATCCGCACCTGCTGCGCAGAACGCTGTCCAGACCGCTGTTACACCCAAGGCTGCTATTGCGACTTCCGCGCCTGTCGCCACGCCTGAAACAGCGCCCGCCACGCCAGCGCCTTCCACTGTTGATGAAAGCTCTGCAAGCATCACGCCGAAGCCTGCCGCTGAAGCCGGTGAGGCCGCTAAGGCCGCAGCAGCTGCGCCAGCCACCGCGCCTGCTGCCAACCCCGCCCCCAAACGAAGTGCTTCCGCGGATCTGCAGCCCGGCAAGTTCTATCTGAATGTGGGAGTGTTCTCAGAGACAGGCAATGCGAGCACCGCCATAGCCGCCCTGAAAAAGTCAGATCTGCCGGTCATCAGCCAGACCCTGCCCAGCAACAAGGGCGAAGTCACCCGTTTGCGCAGCGGCCCGTTCGACAGCCGCAAGCGGGCCGAAAAAGCGGCTCGCAAACTGGAAAAAGCAGCACTCAAGCCCGTCGTCTTTCAGGCCACCGAAGCCCAGGCGCCCAGCCCGACCTCTCCTTAA
- a CDS encoding I78 family peptidase inhibitor — MTRYKTPGFRLCCSAAALTLLLAGCATTDSGTSPSRPATPSGTLTTGSAVITPAPTQPAPPIRQTQTCNAKPVQLYIGHNTVPSTLEMIRKKAGAYSVRVLAENQPSTMEFDQERLNVITNDAGKITALRCG, encoded by the coding sequence ATGACACGCTATAAAACTCCAGGTTTTCGACTCTGCTGCAGCGCAGCTGCTCTGACCCTGCTGCTGGCAGGCTGCGCCACCACGGATTCGGGCACTTCCCCCAGCCGTCCGGCCACACCCAGCGGCACGCTGACGACTGGCAGCGCCGTCATCACGCCAGCCCCCACACAGCCCGCACCGCCGATTCGCCAAACGCAGACCTGCAATGCCAAGCCGGTTCAGCTCTATATCGGCCATAACACCGTGCCTTCCACGCTGGAGATGATCCGCAAGAAAGCCGGAGCCTACAGCGTGCGCGTGCTGGCCGAGAATCAGCCCAGCACCATGGAGTTTGACCAGGAGCGGCTGAACGTCATTACCAACGACGCTGGCAAGATCACCGCCCTGCGCTGCGGCTAA
- the rpoZ gene encoding DNA-directed RNA polymerase subunit omega, translating to MARITVEDCLEQIPNRFQLVLAATYRARMLNQGHTPKIETKNKAGVTALREIAETKVGLEMLKKVPG from the coding sequence ATGGCACGCATTACCGTTGAAGATTGCCTGGAGCAAATCCCCAATCGCTTCCAGCTCGTTTTGGCCGCTACTTATCGCGCCCGTATGCTCAACCAGGGTCACACACCCAAGATTGAGACCAAGAATAAGGCCGGCGTCACCGCCCTGCGCGAAATCGCAGAAACCAAGGTGGGCCTGGAAATGCTGAAGAAGGTGCCGGGTTAA
- the hemW gene encoding radical SAM family heme chaperone HemW: MIPIQPQTETAEAAVQRDIQHYMRPGTLQLGSLPPLSLYVHLPWCLKKCPYCDFNSHEARKGTDALPEDRYIDALMADLESALPLIWGRTVHSVFMGGGTPSLFSPESIDKLIAGLRARLRMEPDCEITMEANPGTFEKDRFKAFRGAGVNRLSIGVQSFDDRFLQAVGRVHDAAQAQAAVREAADNFETFNIDLMYALPGQSIADLQRDVDTALSFAPPHLSIYHLTIEPNTYFAKYPPVVPEDDTAYDMLDLITASTTAAGMQRYEVSAYAKPGHQCFHNSNYWQFGDYLGIGAGAHSKLSFAHRIVRQVRFRDPARYMDMALAGTPLAQDNEVKRADLPFEYMLNALRLRGGFALQEFMERTGLPMSSIAKGLDEAQAKGLITRDLGRVVPTERGFDFLSDLQEMFL, translated from the coding sequence ATGATCCCCATTCAGCCTCAAACCGAGACTGCAGAAGCTGCGGTGCAGCGCGATATTCAGCATTACATGCGCCCCGGCACGTTGCAGCTGGGCAGCTTGCCGCCGCTGTCGCTGTATGTGCATCTGCCCTGGTGCCTCAAGAAATGCCCGTACTGCGATTTCAACTCGCATGAGGCACGCAAGGGCACGGATGCGCTGCCGGAAGACCGTTATATCGATGCGCTGATGGCTGATCTGGAGTCGGCGCTGCCGCTGATCTGGGGACGCACGGTGCACAGCGTCTTCATGGGCGGCGGCACGCCCAGCCTGTTTTCGCCAGAGTCCATCGACAAGCTGATTGCCGGGCTGCGTGCGCGGCTGCGCATGGAGCCGGACTGCGAAATCACGATGGAGGCCAACCCCGGCACGTTCGAGAAAGACCGCTTCAAGGCTTTTCGCGGTGCAGGCGTGAACCGTTTGTCCATTGGTGTGCAGAGTTTTGATGACCGTTTTTTGCAGGCCGTGGGCCGTGTGCATGATGCGGCGCAGGCCCAGGCGGCAGTGCGCGAGGCGGCCGACAATTTCGAGACCTTCAACATCGATCTGATGTATGCGCTGCCCGGTCAGTCCATCGCCGACTTGCAGCGCGATGTGGATACGGCGCTGTCGTTTGCGCCGCCGCATCTGTCCATCTATCACCTGACGATTGAGCCCAATACCTATTTCGCCAAGTACCCGCCCGTGGTGCCCGAGGACGATACGGCTTACGACATGCTGGACCTGATTACGGCCAGCACGACGGCGGCAGGCATGCAGCGCTACGAGGTTTCGGCCTATGCCAAACCCGGCCACCAGTGCTTTCACAACAGCAACTACTGGCAGTTTGGCGACTACCTGGGCATTGGCGCGGGTGCGCACAGCAAGCTGAGCTTTGCCCATCGCATCGTGCGCCAGGTGCGCTTCCGTGATCCGGCACGCTATATGGACATGGCGCTGGCGGGTACGCCGCTGGCGCAGGACAACGAGGTCAAGCGCGCCGATCTGCCGTTTGAATACATGCTCAATGCGCTGCGCCTGCGCGGTGGCTTTGCGTTGCAGGAATTCATGGAGCGCACGGGCTTGCCCATGTCGTCCATTGCTAAGGGACTGGATGAGGCGCAGGCCAAGGGCCTGATTACCCGCGACCTGGGCCGCGTGGTGCCCACGGAACGTGGCTTTGATTTCTTGAGCGATCTGCAGGAAATGTTTCTTTGA
- a CDS encoding RelA/SpoT family protein, translating into MTAAQNSTIASSTPAPAKPQRMSAEQAASVSAAAFAGLMEHLSYLDADSVDRVRQAYVYADKAHTDQWRSSGDPYITHPIAVTGICANWKLDAPALMAALLHDSMEDCGITKSDLDQRFGEDVAELVDGLTKLDKLQFNSREENQSESFRKMLLAMARDVRVILIKLADRTHNMRTMSDMPRSKWGRISSETLEIYAPIAHRLGLNQTYRELQDLSFKHLHPWRYATLEKAIGRSRTRRRDLVQRVQDEVNTEFSKQGLPVRLVGRESTLYSLYLRMQKNQLSFAKVTDIYGFRIMVPKVLDCYTALGVLHQKYKPMPGRFKDYIAIAKSNGYQSLHTTLVGPSSVSIEFQIRTEEMNIVAEAGVAAHWLYKAQKGHDSEQLSTQWLQSLLDIQNETRDAAEFWDHVKVDLFPDAVYVFTPKSEIMAMPRGATVVDFAYAIHSKIGHRTTAAKINDEEVPLRTELKSGDVVQIITSETSTPNPAWLSFVKTGRARSKIRSFLKTAAQTEAGQLGETLLGQALRAEGIDAIPLQDDANKGVWDEILRITGNRTPADLMVDIGMGRRIASLVAARMTTFMAKQGVRPDALLITQERFNTDNRPFQGAVTLNGDESSSVYYSHCCRPVPGDPILGYLGGQGLVVHHAHCSNALKLREKDADRFITVDWADDVARLFEAGIVVTVQNNKGVLARVAAELANAEADIVRVEMTDEVAVGTTDLRFVIAVHNNVQLENALRNLRRLHSVVRASRVMA; encoded by the coding sequence ATGACAGCGGCCCAGAACTCGACGATTGCTTCCTCCACCCCGGCACCGGCCAAGCCTCAGCGCATGTCTGCTGAGCAAGCGGCCAGTGTGTCTGCTGCTGCGTTTGCCGGTCTGATGGAACACCTCAGTTACCTGGACGCCGACAGTGTGGATCGCGTCAGGCAGGCTTATGTCTACGCCGACAAGGCCCACACCGACCAGTGGCGCAGCAGTGGTGACCCCTACATCACCCACCCGATCGCCGTCACAGGCATCTGTGCCAACTGGAAACTGGACGCCCCGGCCCTGATGGCCGCCCTGCTGCACGACTCCATGGAAGACTGCGGCATTACCAAGTCCGACCTGGATCAGCGCTTTGGCGAAGATGTGGCCGAGCTGGTTGACGGGCTGACCAAGCTGGACAAGCTGCAGTTCAACAGCCGCGAAGAAAACCAGTCCGAATCTTTCCGCAAGATGCTGCTGGCCATGGCCCGCGATGTGCGCGTCATCCTCATCAAGCTGGCCGACCGCACCCACAATATGCGCACCATGAGCGACATGCCGCGCAGCAAGTGGGGCCGCATCTCGTCTGAAACGCTGGAAATCTATGCACCCATCGCCCACCGCCTGGGTCTGAACCAGACTTACCGCGAGCTGCAGGACCTGTCGTTCAAGCACCTGCACCCCTGGCGCTACGCCACACTGGAAAAAGCCATTGGCCGCTCGCGCACCCGCCGCCGCGACCTGGTGCAGCGTGTGCAGGACGAGGTCAACACCGAATTTTCCAAGCAAGGTCTGCCAGTGCGTCTGGTGGGTCGCGAAAGCACGCTGTATTCGCTGTATCTGCGCATGCAGAAGAACCAGCTGAGCTTTGCCAAGGTCACCGACATCTACGGCTTTCGCATCATGGTGCCCAAGGTTCTGGACTGCTACACCGCTCTGGGTGTGCTGCACCAGAAGTACAAGCCCATGCCGGGCCGCTTCAAGGACTACATTGCCATTGCCAAGAGCAACGGCTACCAGTCGCTGCACACCACACTGGTGGGCCCTTCCAGTGTCAGCATCGAATTTCAGATCCGCACGGAAGAGATGAATATCGTGGCCGAGGCTGGCGTGGCAGCACACTGGCTGTACAAGGCGCAAAAAGGTCACGACTCCGAACAACTGTCCACCCAGTGGCTGCAGTCCCTGCTCGACATTCAGAACGAAACCCGCGATGCGGCCGAGTTCTGGGACCATGTCAAAGTGGACTTGTTCCCTGATGCGGTCTACGTGTTCACACCCAAGAGCGAGATCATGGCCATGCCACGCGGCGCCACCGTGGTGGACTTTGCCTACGCCATTCACAGCAAGATCGGCCATCGCACCACTGCGGCCAAGATCAATGACGAAGAAGTACCGCTGCGCACCGAACTCAAGAGCGGTGATGTGGTGCAGATCATCACTTCCGAGACTTCTACGCCCAACCCCGCCTGGCTGAGCTTTGTGAAGACGGGCCGTGCACGCTCCAAGATTCGTTCATTCCTCAAGACCGCCGCCCAGACCGAAGCCGGGCAGCTGGGTGAAACCCTGCTGGGGCAAGCTCTGCGCGCCGAAGGCATTGATGCCATTCCGCTCCAGGATGATGCCAACAAGGGGGTCTGGGACGAGATTTTGCGCATCACAGGCAACCGCACACCGGCCGATCTCATGGTCGATATCGGCATGGGCCGCCGCATTGCTTCGCTGGTCGCCGCACGCATGACCACCTTCATGGCCAAGCAAGGTGTGCGCCCCGATGCCCTGCTGATCACCCAGGAACGCTTCAATACCGACAACCGCCCCTTCCAGGGCGCCGTCACGCTCAATGGCGATGAAAGCAGCTCGGTCTATTACTCGCATTGCTGCCGCCCTGTTCCAGGCGACCCCATCCTGGGCTACCTCGGTGGCCAGGGTCTGGTGGTGCACCATGCCCACTGCAGCAATGCACTAAAGCTGCGCGAAAAAGATGCTGACCGCTTCATCACGGTGGACTGGGCCGACGATGTGGCCAGACTCTTTGAAGCTGGCATTGTGGTTACCGTGCAGAACAACAAGGGTGTGCTGGCCCGCGTTGCGGCCGAGCTGGCCAATGCCGAAGCAGACATTGTTCGGGTGGAAATGACCGATGAAGTCGCTGTGGGCACCACCGATCTGCGCTTTGTAATTGCAGTGCACAACAATGTTCAGCTGGAAAACGCACTGCGCAATCTGCGCCGCCTGCATTCCGTGGTGCGAGCCAGCCGCGTCATGGCCTGA
- a CDS encoding serine/threonine protein kinase, which translates to MSTKIKPAPLPPGSTIGGYRVVRRISSGGFGIVYLALDSEGKQVAIKEYLPASLATRAPNELQPAVVPEKLSLYRLGLKSFFEEGRSLAQISHASVVSVLNFFRENETVYMVMNYLEGATLQEFIVTARDLKADKVFRESTIRSLFDEVLRGLRIVHQHKMLHLDIKPANIFITNDDKAVLIDFGAAREVLSKEGNFIRPMYTPGFAAPEMYRRDAQLGPWTDIYAIGACIYACMQGTPPNEAPQRQDKDRLSVALGKLRGVYSDNLIEVVEWCMAMDPLSRPQSVFALQKELSREGERRYTKLKVQERMRMQFDNMVHDAKKNLQKIGGSERDTVPDSSKRKL; encoded by the coding sequence ATGTCTACAAAAATCAAGCCCGCGCCATTGCCGCCTGGCAGCACGATTGGTGGATACCGGGTGGTACGCAGGATTTCTTCCGGTGGGTTCGGGATTGTTTACTTGGCCTTGGATTCCGAGGGTAAGCAAGTCGCAATCAAGGAATACCTGCCTGCCTCGCTGGCCACCCGTGCTCCGAACGAGCTGCAGCCTGCTGTTGTGCCAGAGAAGCTCTCCCTGTATCGCCTCGGGCTTAAAAGCTTTTTCGAGGAGGGGCGCTCGCTGGCCCAAATTTCGCACGCCTCTGTGGTGAGCGTGCTCAATTTCTTCCGCGAAAACGAGACCGTGTACATGGTCATGAACTATCTGGAGGGGGCGACCCTGCAGGAGTTCATTGTCACGGCGCGCGATCTCAAGGCCGACAAGGTCTTTCGCGAGTCCACCATTCGCTCGCTGTTTGATGAGGTGCTGCGCGGCCTGCGCATCGTGCACCAGCACAAGATGCTGCACCTGGATATCAAGCCAGCCAACATCTTCATCACCAATGATGACAAGGCGGTGCTGATCGACTTTGGTGCGGCGCGTGAAGTGCTGTCCAAGGAAGGCAACTTCATTCGTCCCATGTACACCCCGGGCTTTGCTGCGCCCGAGATGTATCGGCGCGATGCGCAGTTGGGCCCGTGGACGGATATCTACGCCATTGGCGCCTGTATCTATGCCTGCATGCAGGGGACGCCGCCGAACGAAGCGCCTCAGCGTCAGGATAAGGACCGCCTGTCGGTTGCGCTGGGCAAATTGCGCGGTGTGTACTCTGACAACCTGATCGAGGTGGTTGAGTGGTGCATGGCCATGGACCCTTTATCGCGCCCGCAGTCGGTTTTTGCCTTGCAAAAGGAACTCAGCCGCGAGGGGGAGCGTCGCTACACCAAGCTCAAGGTGCAGGAACGCATGCGCATGCAGTTCGACAATATGGTGCATGACGCCAAGAAGAATCTGCAGAAAATTGGCGGTTCGGAAAGAGACACAGTGCCTGACAGCAGCAAGCGCAAATTATGA
- a CDS encoding PP2C family protein-serine/threonine phosphatase gives MKFSVFQLSRRGGRALNEDRMGYCYTRESALFVLADGMGGHPDGEIAAQIALQVVSVHFQQKAKPTLQDPKAFLEEALLQAHRQILRYASAKGMMDTPRTTLVAAVVQDGHAHWAHCGDSRLYWVRDGQLIERTRDHSYSEMRKVSGLVTQSNRNVLFTCLGSPSKPIYDVSEAKRLEQGDQILLCSDGLWGSVPNAELLHIMRRKPVAQLVPQLVDTALKRAGESSDNVTVLALEWETPNVFEPSSISTQEIDDQGFESTIQMGPLEACEDEMDDEAIERSIAEINEAIRRSAERQKTRS, from the coding sequence ATGAAATTTTCCGTATTCCAGCTGAGCCGACGCGGGGGGCGTGCGCTCAACGAAGACCGCATGGGTTATTGCTACACGCGTGAGTCTGCCTTGTTTGTTCTGGCAGATGGGATGGGCGGGCACCCTGATGGAGAGATCGCAGCGCAGATTGCGCTGCAGGTGGTGTCTGTGCATTTTCAGCAAAAGGCCAAGCCCACGCTGCAGGACCCCAAAGCCTTTCTGGAAGAGGCTTTGCTCCAAGCCCATCGTCAGATTCTGCGCTACGCCAGTGCCAAAGGCATGATGGACACGCCGCGCACCACGCTGGTGGCTGCTGTGGTGCAGGATGGCCATGCCCACTGGGCGCATTGCGGTGACTCGCGTCTGTACTGGGTGCGCGACGGGCAATTGATAGAGCGCACGCGCGACCATTCTTATAGCGAGATGCGCAAGGTCTCGGGTCTGGTGACGCAGTCCAACCGCAACGTGCTGTTCACTTGCCTGGGATCGCCATCCAAGCCGATTTATGACGTCAGCGAGGCCAAGCGGCTGGAGCAGGGCGACCAGATTCTGCTGTGCTCTGATGGCCTGTGGGGCAGCGTGCCGAATGCCGAGCTGCTGCACATCATGCGGCGCAAGCCCGTGGCGCAGCTGGTGCCGCAGTTGGTGGATACCGCGCTCAAGCGGGCGGGGGAAAGCAGCGACAACGTCACGGTGCTGGCGCTGGAGTGGGAGACTCCCAATGTGTTCGAGCCATCGTCCATCTCCACGCAGGAGATTGATGACCAGGGCTTTGAATCCACGATACAGATGGGGCCGCTCGAAGCATGCGAGGATGAAATGGATGACGAGGCCATCGAGCGATCGATTGCCGAGATCAATGAAGCCATCCGCCGCTCTGCAGAGCGACAAAAGACGCGCTCCTGA